Proteins from one Leptonema illini DSM 21528 genomic window:
- the lysA gene encoding diaminopimelate decarboxylase: MLPGFEYLNGDLHFDGQSVSKLAAQFKTPLYVYSERLIQERYESYVRGAAGRRVQICFAVKANSNLSVLRLLAGLGAGADIVSGGELYRCQKAGMPSSKIVFSGVGKTDDEIEAALQAQIMLFSVESAEELNRLSALAARSGQRAPVSLRMNPDVDAKTHPYISTGLKANKFGIPYTEFDAMIDHAQTLPGIELSGFGYHIGSQLTDVSGFEEAALRGKELARRFLEKMGKLPFLDAGGGLGIRYKGEAPPEPEQYVRRILSILDFPETTILFEPGRSIVGSAGALLTTILFRKENEEKTFYICDAAMNDLIRPALYSAYHEILPAREDRVSDRNPLRRGDLVGPVCETGDFLARDRDLPHFEQSDIAALATTGAYGFVMASNYNSRPRPAEVMIAGGKPVLIRRRETLDGLISAELDLS; this comes from the coding sequence ATGCTTCCCGGTTTTGAGTACCTGAACGGCGATCTTCACTTCGATGGACAGAGCGTATCGAAGCTTGCAGCGCAGTTCAAAACGCCTCTTTACGTATATTCAGAGCGCCTGATTCAGGAGCGATATGAATCCTACGTCAGAGGAGCGGCAGGACGTCGAGTTCAGATCTGCTTTGCCGTAAAGGCAAACTCCAACCTGTCGGTGCTTCGCCTGCTCGCTGGCCTCGGTGCCGGCGCCGATATCGTCAGCGGCGGCGAGCTCTATCGATGCCAGAAGGCCGGCATGCCGTCGTCAAAGATCGTCTTTTCGGGCGTGGGAAAAACGGATGATGAGATCGAGGCAGCTCTTCAGGCACAGATCATGCTTTTCTCAGTGGAGTCGGCCGAGGAGCTCAACCGTCTTTCGGCCCTTGCCGCTCGTTCGGGGCAGCGGGCTCCGGTCAGTCTTCGTATGAATCCCGACGTCGATGCGAAAACGCATCCGTATATCTCCACCGGCCTCAAGGCCAACAAGTTCGGTATTCCGTATACGGAATTCGATGCGATGATCGACCATGCGCAAACGTTGCCGGGCATCGAGCTATCGGGCTTCGGTTATCATATCGGCTCTCAGCTTACCGACGTATCGGGCTTTGAAGAGGCTGCCCTGCGCGGCAAGGAACTTGCGCGACGCTTTCTTGAAAAGATGGGCAAGCTGCCCTTCCTTGATGCCGGCGGCGGACTCGGGATTCGCTATAAAGGCGAGGCGCCGCCCGAGCCCGAGCAGTACGTGCGACGCATCCTTTCTATTCTCGATTTTCCCGAAACGACGATTCTATTCGAGCCCGGGCGCAGCATCGTCGGATCAGCGGGCGCGCTTCTGACGACCATCCTCTTTCGAAAAGAGAACGAAGAGAAAACGTTTTATATATGCGATGCGGCGATGAACGATCTGATCCGCCCTGCGCTCTATTCTGCGTATCATGAGATCCTGCCTGCCCGAGAAGATCGCGTGAGTGATCGAAATCCGCTGCGGCGCGGCGACCTTGTTGGCCCCGTTTGCGAGACGGGGGATTTCCTCGCACGCGATCGCGACCTTCCACATTTTGAGCAATCCGATATCGCCGCGTTAGCCACAACGGGCGCTTATGGATTCGTCATGGCGTCGAATTATAACAGCCGACCTCGGCCGGCCGAGGTGATGATTGCAGGCGGCAAACCTGTATTGATTCGCCGCCGCGAAACGCTTGATGGTCTAATCTCGGCTGAGCTCGATCTATCTTGA
- a CDS encoding HAMP domain-containing methyl-accepting chemotaxis protein — MKIGTRLILSVVSVAIAIVVGFSLFFVALFLVRGDLDSIYRLRLWSVDYLIEADRDAYQSSLAVSQALDARDLSGFEKEIHENRLQVKERFDKFAALWHEAGQPDIPPFQVFAETYPAWSQSTDRLLALMKRDDFDEARSLYHGAYAKEFAAMRGSMDQLTEANLTSSEEEYSRAMHGIEVIWWSAAGFAFLIFLFMAGLSLYLIRAIRDPIRDAARITDELAAGNLLVQIPLNRKDEFAQMFQALSGLIENVRAVISDAQMIASRLAASSEQLTAASENFSDQAQSQAGSTEEISATTEEISAGMDMVVSSAAEQTERIQRLDKGTSALLHILQEAAGRVEKNQSAVDEIQSHTSLGEQSLASMTDGMRRIGSSSGQMLEIVEIINGISDQINLLSLNAAIEAARAGDAGRGFAVVADQISRLAEQTAVSIKNIDGLISGNQAEIDSGLKNVEQTSDVVRRIVSNMNAIVEMMDELRHSSSQQKQSVQLFGQEAGLVRRQAEEITESMQQQRMAVNEIARTVSSIASTSGLISSGAGEIALSAKEIAAMAEQLNRKISFFRAGAA, encoded by the coding sequence GATCGGAACTCGCCTCATCCTCTCAGTCGTTTCGGTGGCCATTGCCATCGTAGTCGGCTTCTCGCTCTTCTTTGTCGCCCTGTTCCTGGTGCGAGGGGATCTCGATAGTATTTATCGCCTGCGCCTCTGGAGCGTCGATTATCTGATCGAGGCCGATCGTGACGCCTATCAGTCTTCGCTGGCCGTCAGTCAGGCGCTGGATGCTCGCGACCTATCGGGATTCGAAAAAGAGATCCATGAGAACCGCCTTCAGGTTAAAGAACGCTTTGATAAATTCGCCGCCCTCTGGCATGAGGCCGGTCAGCCCGACATCCCGCCGTTTCAGGTCTTCGCCGAAACCTATCCGGCATGGTCACAGTCGACGGACCGTCTGCTGGCCCTGATGAAGCGGGACGATTTCGACGAGGCTCGCTCCCTCTATCACGGAGCCTACGCAAAAGAATTCGCAGCGATGCGCGGCTCGATGGATCAGCTCACCGAGGCGAATCTCACTTCTTCTGAAGAAGAATACAGTCGCGCCATGCACGGCATCGAAGTGATCTGGTGGTCGGCCGCGGGATTTGCATTCCTGATCTTTCTTTTTATGGCCGGGCTCTCGCTCTATTTGATTCGCGCTATCAGAGATCCGATTCGCGACGCTGCTCGCATTACCGATGAGCTGGCCGCCGGGAACCTGCTTGTTCAGATTCCGCTGAATCGCAAAGACGAATTTGCTCAGATGTTTCAGGCGTTGAGCGGGTTGATCGAAAACGTGCGCGCCGTCATCTCGGACGCTCAGATGATCGCCTCACGGCTTGCCGCATCATCGGAGCAGTTAACCGCAGCGTCTGAAAACTTCAGCGATCAAGCGCAATCGCAGGCCGGCTCGACGGAAGAGATATCGGCGACGACAGAAGAGATATCGGCCGGTATGGATATGGTCGTATCGTCGGCGGCGGAGCAGACGGAGCGCATTCAGAGGCTCGATAAAGGCACGTCGGCGCTGTTACATATTCTTCAAGAGGCAGCGGGGCGTGTGGAAAAGAATCAGTCGGCCGTCGACGAGATTCAATCGCATACGTCGCTCGGCGAACAGTCCCTTGCAAGTATGACGGACGGTATGCGCCGTATAGGAAGCAGCTCGGGTCAGATGCTTGAAATCGTCGAGATCATCAACGGCATCTCTGATCAGATCAACCTGCTTTCGCTGAACGCCGCGATCGAAGCGGCGCGAGCCGGCGATGCAGGCCGCGGCTTTGCCGTCGTCGCCGATCAGATATCGAGGCTTGCCGAGCAGACGGCGGTAAGCATCAAAAACATCGACGGCCTGATCTCGGGTAACCAGGCAGAGATTGATTCAGGATTGAAGAACGTCGAGCAGACCTCGGATGTTGTGCGCCGTATCGTTTCGAACATGAATGCAATCGTTGAAATGATGGACGAGCTGCGTCATTCTTCGTCGCAGCAGAAACAATCCGTGCAGCTATTCGGTCAGGAGGCCGGCCTTGTGCGCCGTCAGGCCGAAGAGATCACGGAGTCGATGCAGCAACAGCGTATGGCCGTGAACGAGATCGCGCGAACGGTGAGTTCGATCGCCTCGACCTCCGGACTTATTTCAAGCGGGGCGGGCGAGATCGCTCTCAGTGCGAAAGAGATCGCCGCTATGGCCGAGCAGCTCAATCGCAAGATATCGTTCTTCAGAGCGGGTGCGGCCTGA